The DNA region GCTCTATGCTTTGGCAACCGCTAAACAGCAGAACACAGCACACCAATAGTGAGTACGAATATTTAGTCATAAGCTTATTCTTTATCTAGGAATAACAAAAATACACTTTTGTATGGATATAGAAAAGCCTCCAACAGTTTTTAACCGTTGAAGGCTTTTATTAGTGATTGGGAGAGTGGGATAGACCTTGCCACTCTTTACTTATTACATATTCTTCCCGTGGCAATTCTTGTATTTCTTACCACTTCCGCAAGGACAAGGATCATTACGTCCTACCGTCTTTTCCGCACGAATCGGTTCACGCTTCACTTGTTCGCGTGTGTCCTGTTGGGCGGCGGCCTGTTGGTTCGGATCGTTCAGATCTTGTTTCTGTTCGCGGTATTTGCTCATATCCTGCTTCTGTTCGGGAGCGGCCTGCTGAATTTCCTGCGGTTCCTGTACCGGGATTTGTCCGCGCATCAGGATAGAAACGGTCTGGTTATTGATCTTATCCACCATTGTATCGAACAGGTTTACAGACTCTAGCTTATAAATCAATAACGGGTCTTTCTGTTCGTAGCTTGCGTTCTGTACAGAGTGCTTCAATTCATCCAGTTCACGGAGGTTCTCTTTCCATGCCTCGTCGATAACATGCAGCAAGATAGACTTTTCAAACGCTTTTACCACTTCCTTACACTCGCTGTCGTAAGCGGCTTTCAGGCTGCAAGAGATGTTGTACATGCGCTTACCGTCCGTGATGGGGATCAGGATATTCTCGTACATGTGTCCTTGGGTTTCGTATACCTGCTTGATTACCGGATAAGCAACCTGTGCCATGCGGTCCGTCTTGCGCTTGAACTGTTCCATTGCCACATTGAAGGCTTCTTCAGCAAGCTTTTCCTTCTTTTCGTTACGGAACTGTTCTTCGTTGAAAGGCACTTCCATGGCAAGAGTCTGCAAGAAGTCCATTTTGCAGTTTTCGTAATCGGGGGCTTCAACAGCTGCGGCAACACGGTCCCAGATCATATTTACGATATCCATTCCGATACGTTCACCCATCAGGGCGTGGCGACGCTTGGTATAGACAACTGTACGTTGCTTATTCATCACGTCATCGTATTCCAGCAAACGCTTACGGATACCGAAGTTGTTTTCTTCCACCTTCTTCTGTGCACGCTCAATGGAGTTGGAGATCATCTTGTGCTCAATCATTTCACCTTCCTTGAAGCCGAGGCGGTCCATTACACCGGCGATGCGGTCGGAAGAGAACAGACGCATCAGGTCGTCTTCCAGTGACACGAAGAATACGGAAGAACCCGGGTCGCCCTGACGTCCGGCACGTCCGCGCAACTGGCGGTCTACACGGCGGGATTCATGGCGTTCGGTACCGATGATGGCCAAACCGCCCGCAGCTTTTACTTCCGGGCTCAGCTTGATGTCCGTACCACGACCGGCCATATTGGTAGCGATGGTTACTGTTCCGCTCAAACCGGCTTTGGCTACGATGTCCGCTTCCTTCTGGTGCAACTTGGCATTCAATACGCTGTGCTCGATCTTGCGCATGGTCAACATCTTGCTCAGCATTTCGGAGATTTCTACGGACGTGGTACCCACCAGGACAGGACGTCCGGCTTGTACCAGTTGTTCGATTTCTTCGATGACTGCTTTATACTTCTCGCGCTTCGTCTTGTAAACGCGGTCGTTCATGTCTTTACGGGCAATGGGGCGGTTGGTGGGTATCACCACTACATCCAGTTTGTAGATGTCCCAAAGTTCGCCTGCTTCCGTTTCGGCGGTACCGGTCATACCCGAGAGTTTGTGGTACATACGGAAGTAATTCTGCAACGTAATGGTGGCGAATGTCTGCGTGGCGGCTTCCACTTTTACGTTTTCCTTGGCTTCGATGGCCTGATGCAGACCGTCGGAGTAGCGGCGGCCTTCCATGATACGGCCTGTCTGCTCGTCTACAATCTTCACCTGACCGTCAATCACAACGTATTCATCGTCCTTCTCGAACATGGTATAAGCCTTCAGCAACTGGTTGATGGTGTGTACACGTTCGGACTTGATGGCATAGTTGGTCATCAGTTCATCTTTCTTCGCCAGACGTTGTTCGTCTGTCAGGCTGGTTTCGTTTTCCAGTTCGGAAAGCTGTGCGGCGATGTCGGGCAATACGAAGAGGGTAGGGTCTTCCGAGTTACCGGTGATCAGGTCCACACCTTTATCTGTCAGGTCTACACTGTTCAGCTTTTCTTCGATGACGAAGTACAACGGGTCGGTAGCTTCGTGCATACGTTTGTTGTTCTGCTCCATGTAGATCTCTTCGGTCTTCAGCATACCTGCCTTGATACCTTGCTCACTCAGATATTTAATCAATGCCTTGTTTTTGGGCAGTGCCTTGTGGCTGCGGAACAAAGCAAGGAAACCTTCTTCCTGATCTTTCTTGTCGCCGGAAGCAATCAGGCGCTTGGCATCGGCAAGATACTGGGTAGCCAGTTTCTTCTGTGCTTCCACCAGACGTTCTACGAGCGGACGCAATTGCTCGAACAACTGGTCCTCACCTTTGGGGACGGGACCGGAAATAATCAACGGAGTACGGGCATCGTCAATCAATACAGAGTCCACCTCATCGACGATGGCGTAGTTGTGCTGGCGCTGTACGAGGTCTTTGGGGCTGATGGCCATATTATCACGCAAGTAGTCGAAACCGAATTCGTTGTTCGTACCGAAGGTGATGTCTGCCAGATAAGCCTGACGGCGTGCGTCGGAGTTGGGCTGATGTTTGTCGATGCAGTCCACACTTAAACCGTGGAACATATAGAGCGGGCCCATCCATTCGGAGTCACGTTTGGCCAGATAGTCATTTACGGTCACCACATGTACGCCGTTTCCGGTCAGTGCGTTGAGGAATACGGGGAGGGTAGCCACTAATGTCTTACCTTCACCCGTTGCCATTTCGGCAATCTTACCTTTATGCAATACGACGCCACC from Bacteroides sp. MSB163 includes:
- the secA gene encoding preprotein translocase subunit SecA — encoded protein: MGFNEFLSSIFGNKSTRDMKEIQPWVDKIKAAYPEVAKLDNDALRAKTEELKEYIRNSAADQRAKVEELKAGIEEIELENREEVFAQIDKIEKDILETYEKALEEVLPVAFSIVKETARRLSENEEIVVTATEFDRHLAATKDFVRIEGDKAIWQNHWQAGGTEIVWNMVHYDVQLFGGVVLHKGKIAEMATGEGKTLVATLPVFLNALTGNGVHVVTVNDYLAKRDSEWMGPLYMFHGLSVDCIDKHQPNSDARRQAYLADITFGTNNEFGFDYLRDNMAISPKDLVQRQHNYAIVDEVDSVLIDDARTPLIISGPVPKGEDQLFEQLRPLVERLVEAQKKLATQYLADAKRLIASGDKKDQEEGFLALFRSHKALPKNKALIKYLSEQGIKAGMLKTEEIYMEQNNKRMHEATDPLYFVIEEKLNSVDLTDKGVDLITGNSEDPTLFVLPDIAAQLSELENETSLTDEQRLAKKDELMTNYAIKSERVHTINQLLKAYTMFEKDDEYVVIDGQVKIVDEQTGRIMEGRRYSDGLHQAIEAKENVKVEAATQTFATITLQNYFRMYHKLSGMTGTAETEAGELWDIYKLDVVVIPTNRPIARKDMNDRVYKTKREKYKAVIEEIEQLVQAGRPVLVGTTSVEISEMLSKMLTMRKIEHSVLNAKLHQKEADIVAKAGLSGTVTIATNMAGRGTDIKLSPEVKAAGGLAIIGTERHESRRVDRQLRGRAGRQGDPGSSVFFVSLEDDLMRLFSSDRIAGVMDRLGFKEGEMIEHKMISNSIERAQKKVEENNFGIRKRLLEYDDVMNKQRTVVYTKRRHALMGERIGMDIVNMIWDRVAAAVEAPDYENCKMDFLQTLAMEVPFNEEQFRNEKKEKLAEEAFNVAMEQFKRKTDRMAQVAYPVIKQVYETQGHMYENILIPITDGKRMYNISCSLKAAYDSECKEVVKAFEKSILLHVIDEAWKENLRELDELKHSVQNASYEQKDPLLIYKLESVNLFDTMVDKINNQTVSILMRGQIPVQEPQEIQQAAPEQKQDMSKYREQKQDLNDPNQQAAAQQDTREQVKREPIRAEKTVGRNDPCPCGSGKKYKNCHGKNM